One genomic region from Effusibacillus lacus encodes:
- a CDS encoding NAD(P)-dependent oxidoreductase, translating to MLNIGFIGIGQMGRWMAQHLLESGNHLTVFDTNQDAIRPLEEKGALVAPTLQDLGGKNEIVITMLPNSKIVQSVVTGTGGLLSSMKPGGIIIDMSSSYVLSTKRLAQECKDKGLTLIDAPVSGGVKGAKEATLTIMVGGRKEDFMKVLPILQCMGKTINLVGETGAGHALKAINNYLSAASLYATTEAMILAKKLGIDLTVALETINKSSGQSFSTHYKFPTFILPRRFNSGFSLDLLLKDVKMVTALASDTKVPVFLAAVIEQIYEAACSTGEQSPDHTEIVKFLEKLCDLSLEDKEHQFNFDIH from the coding sequence TTGCTCAATATCGGATTTATCGGAATAGGGCAGATGGGAAGGTGGATGGCGCAACATTTATTGGAATCTGGCAACCATTTGACTGTTTTTGACACGAATCAAGATGCAATCCGACCTCTCGAAGAAAAAGGGGCACTTGTTGCCCCTACTCTTCAGGACCTTGGCGGGAAAAATGAGATTGTAATTACAATGTTACCCAATTCAAAAATAGTTCAATCAGTCGTGACTGGAACAGGTGGTTTGTTAAGTTCGATGAAACCGGGCGGAATCATTATCGACATGAGCAGTTCATACGTTCTGTCAACCAAGCGTTTGGCCCAAGAGTGTAAAGATAAAGGATTGACCTTAATTGACGCACCGGTATCCGGGGGAGTGAAAGGTGCCAAAGAAGCTACATTAACGATCATGGTTGGCGGAAGAAAGGAAGATTTTATGAAAGTGCTCCCTATTCTTCAATGCATGGGCAAGACAATCAATCTGGTCGGGGAAACAGGTGCTGGCCATGCTCTTAAAGCGATCAACAACTATCTGTCCGCTGCTTCACTCTATGCCACGACGGAAGCTATGATATTGGCTAAAAAACTTGGAATTGATTTGACCGTTGCTTTGGAGACAATTAATAAGAGTTCCGGACAGAGCTTTTCGACCCATTACAAGTTTCCAACCTTTATACTGCCGCGCAGATTTAATTCCGGTTTTTCACTTGATCTGCTGCTGAAAGATGTCAAAATGGTGACTGCTCTGGCCAGTGATACAAAGGTGCCAGTTTTTTTGGCCGCTGTAATTGAGCAAATTTATGAAGCTGCATGTAGTACAGGAGAACAAAGTCCTGATCATACAGAGATTGTCAAATTTTTGGAGAAATTGTGCGATCTTAGCTTGGAGGATAAAGAGCACCAATTTAACTTCGATATCCATTGA
- a CDS encoding tripartite tricarboxylate transporter substrate binding protein translates to MKRKALMGLLAGLVLSGTVITGCSGTAKPTAQKEEPKWPTKQIEVTVPFAAGGGTDLTARAMAEYLSKEWGQPIVVVNKTGAGGATGTQAVVKQGSKDGYSVLVQSVSAVSALYAGNTNLPYKMEDLVYVAKLVDDPLAYVVKADAPWKDLKEFNEWVKKNTDQLTFASNGTTAIGTFGVIQWMDSIGADFSKAKLVATNGSGDALPKVAGGHIILAAQGVSEVSNLVKAGKLKILGIASPKRSPYFPDVPTMEEQGVKGITVALWYGLSLQAGTPDYIVKKWESSIEKMMKDPVFLEKIKTLNGEPGFKNSADFTKHVKDETARMTEILKQKGLAK, encoded by the coding sequence ATGAAGAGAAAAGCATTGATGGGTTTGTTGGCAGGCCTTGTATTGTCGGGTACTGTGATTACGGGTTGCTCCGGCACTGCAAAACCGACTGCTCAGAAAGAAGAGCCGAAATGGCCGACAAAGCAAATTGAAGTGACCGTACCGTTTGCGGCCGGTGGCGGAACTGACCTTACCGCCCGAGCAATGGCCGAATATTTAAGTAAAGAATGGGGGCAACCGATCGTCGTTGTGAATAAAACAGGAGCGGGCGGTGCTACCGGTACTCAAGCGGTTGTAAAACAAGGTTCAAAAGACGGATATTCCGTTTTGGTTCAAAGCGTTTCCGCAGTATCTGCATTATACGCAGGCAACACAAATTTACCGTATAAAATGGAAGATCTCGTATATGTAGCCAAACTTGTAGATGACCCGCTGGCATATGTTGTGAAGGCTGATGCTCCCTGGAAAGATCTGAAGGAGTTTAATGAATGGGTGAAGAAAAATACGGATCAGCTTACATTTGCAAGCAATGGTACTACTGCTATCGGTACTTTTGGAGTGATACAGTGGATGGATAGCATCGGGGCTGATTTTTCAAAAGCCAAACTTGTCGCGACCAATGGTTCCGGCGACGCCCTTCCTAAGGTTGCCGGTGGACATATAATACTCGCCGCACAAGGGGTGAGTGAGGTATCCAATCTTGTAAAGGCTGGCAAGTTGAAAATATTGGGTATCGCATCACCGAAGAGAAGCCCTTACTTCCCTGATGTTCCCACCATGGAAGAACAAGGTGTTAAAGGCATTACTGTAGCGTTATGGTACGGACTTTCCTTACAGGCTGGTACTCCGGATTATATAGTAAAGAAGTGGGAAAGCTCGATTGAAAAAATGATGAAAGACCCGGTATTCCTGGAAAAAATCAAAACCTTGAATGGTGAACCTGGCTTTAAGAATTCTGCTGATTTTACCAAACACGTAAAAGACGAGACAGCAAGAATGACCGAGATCTTAAAACAAAAAGGATTAGCGAAATAA
- a CDS encoding tripartite tricarboxylate transporter permease translates to MEAVGMLFSGFTEALTPLNVMMALIGALVGTLVGMLPGLGPTSAIAILLPLTTVLGPIQGIIMLAGIYYGAMYGGSTTAILLNIPGEVSSVPTCLDGYPLAKQGRGGPALGISAIASFSAGTLGVIGLVFFAPILADQALKFGPPEYFALMILALTVIVNLAGNSIIKGLMMGMFGYFLAMVGMGPAGGQLRFNYGIDALSPGFDMISIIIGLFAITEVLKGFEEKHAAVAVDSIGSVYPSLSDLRKSSKAIFRGGFVGFLLGLLPGCSTAVSTFLSYDLEKKMSKTPERFGKGAIEGVAAPEAANNATSSAGFIPLFALGIPGSPPLAILLAGLMIYGLQPGPVLFEQSGSFVWTVIASMFVGNFMLLILNLPLVGLWARLTQIPYGVIAPIILTLSFIGAYTVRNSMFDVFVSLVFGVLGYLFHKYRWPVIPLILCFILGPMLEQSFVQSLSISGGKFSIFLERPISLSILILSAILLFVSLVLIRRTKLRVKEAIGAEVDIAG, encoded by the coding sequence ATGGAAGCAGTAGGCATGCTTTTTTCAGGTTTTACAGAAGCATTGACGCCACTTAATGTGATGATGGCCTTAATCGGTGCACTGGTAGGAACATTGGTCGGTATGCTGCCGGGTCTTGGACCTACTTCCGCCATTGCCATATTGCTCCCGTTAACAACTGTACTGGGGCCTATACAAGGGATCATTATGTTGGCGGGCATTTACTACGGTGCCATGTACGGAGGATCCACCACCGCGATCTTGCTTAACATTCCCGGGGAGGTTTCGTCTGTCCCGACCTGCTTGGATGGCTATCCGTTAGCCAAGCAAGGGAGGGGGGGACCGGCCCTTGGTATCTCGGCTATCGCATCCTTCTCAGCGGGTACTTTGGGGGTAATCGGATTGGTGTTCTTTGCTCCAATCCTGGCCGACCAGGCGTTAAAGTTCGGTCCTCCCGAATACTTTGCCCTGATGATATTGGCCCTTACCGTAATTGTTAACTTAGCGGGCAACTCCATTATTAAGGGTTTGATGATGGGGATGTTCGGATACTTTCTGGCAATGGTCGGAATGGGGCCTGCCGGTGGACAACTGCGTTTTAACTATGGCATTGACGCGTTATCTCCCGGCTTTGACATGATTAGTATCATCATAGGTCTGTTTGCTATCACCGAAGTATTAAAGGGGTTTGAAGAAAAGCATGCGGCGGTTGCAGTAGACAGCATTGGAAGCGTTTATCCAAGCCTGTCGGACTTGCGCAAAAGTTCCAAAGCGATATTCCGGGGCGGTTTCGTGGGTTTCCTGTTGGGCCTGTTACCGGGATGTTCCACAGCGGTTTCGACGTTTCTGTCCTATGATTTGGAAAAGAAGATGTCTAAAACTCCTGAGAGATTTGGCAAAGGAGCCATTGAAGGGGTTGCGGCACCTGAAGCGGCCAACAATGCCACCAGTTCTGCCGGTTTTATTCCATTGTTTGCCCTGGGTATCCCGGGCTCACCGCCTTTGGCGATTCTGCTCGCAGGTTTGATGATTTACGGTCTTCAACCGGGGCCGGTTCTGTTTGAACAGAGTGGAAGCTTTGTCTGGACTGTTATCGCCAGTATGTTTGTTGGAAACTTTATGCTTCTGATTTTGAATTTGCCATTGGTAGGTTTGTGGGCAAGATTAACGCAAATCCCTTACGGCGTAATCGCTCCAATTATTCTTACTCTCAGCTTTATCGGAGCTTATACGGTTCGCAACAGCATGTTCGACGTATTTGTATCGTTAGTGTTCGGTGTGCTCGGTTACCTCTTCCATAAATACAGGTGGCCGGTCATTCCACTGATCCTGTGCTTTATCCTGGGCCCGATGCTGGAGCAATCATTTGTTCAATCGTTGTCGATCTCCGGAGGCAAATTTTCAATTTTTCTTGAACGGCCGATTTCATTGTCCATTCTGATACTTTCCGCAATCCTTCTGTTTGTCTCTTTGGTATTAATCAGACGTACGAAATTGCGAGTGAAAGAAGCAATTGGTGCAGAAGTAGACATCGCCGGATAA
- a CDS encoding tripartite tricarboxylate transporter TctB family protein has translation MFPKNMQSDRIGGIISIIFGVIAISESIRLYPKRMGPLVGDYTMPGIVGVVMILLGLLVIFVVKGEKFKVEFPDRKLMKGLLLTFGLLFAYWVLTQFLGYEISTLLVAMGLFKVMGSYSVLKSMVYGVVLTAGLYFLFILWLGVPLPNGMFGI, from the coding sequence ATGTTTCCGAAAAATATGCAGTCTGACCGTATCGGCGGAATTATAAGCATTATTTTCGGGGTCATCGCAATATCGGAGTCCATACGGTTGTATCCTAAGCGAATGGGTCCGTTGGTAGGTGACTATACAATGCCGGGAATTGTAGGCGTGGTCATGATTCTGCTGGGCCTATTGGTAATTTTCGTTGTTAAAGGCGAAAAATTCAAGGTAGAGTTTCCCGACCGCAAATTAATGAAGGGCTTACTCCTAACATTCGGATTGCTGTTCGCATATTGGGTTCTGACTCAATTTCTGGGATATGAAATCAGCACCTTGCTGGTTGCGATGGGTTTGTTTAAAGTGATGGGCTCATACAGCGTCCTCAAATCAATGGTTTATGGGGTTGTATTGACTGCCGGTCTATATTTCTTATTTATTCTCTGGCTTGGAGTACCGTTGCCAAACGGCATGTTTGGCATTTAG
- the pcaC gene encoding 4-carboxymuconolactone decarboxylase, whose protein sequence is MNNERFEAGLEVRRAVLGADYVDNSIRNADDFTISLQHLVTEYCWGEVWTRPGLSKKARSMINIAMLTALNRPHELKLHLRGALRNGVTKDEIKEILLQTAIYCGVPAAVDSFRIAQEIFQSEDA, encoded by the coding sequence ATGAACAATGAACGTTTTGAAGCGGGGTTGGAAGTAAGACGCGCAGTTCTGGGGGCGGATTATGTAGATAACTCGATCAGGAATGCGGACGATTTCACTATCTCCCTTCAACATCTGGTAACGGAATATTGTTGGGGCGAAGTTTGGACCAGACCAGGTCTTTCCAAGAAAGCCAGAAGTATGATCAATATTGCAATGCTGACTGCATTAAACAGGCCACATGAATTAAAACTCCATTTACGGGGAGCGTTAAGAAACGGAGTCACCAAAGATGAAATTAAAGAAATACTTTTACAGACCGCAATCTACTGTGGGGTTCCCGCCGCTGTTGACAGTTTTCGAATCGCACAGGAGATTTTTCAAAGTGAAGATGCCTAA
- a CDS encoding VOC family protein, translating into MKINRLDHFVLTVADIEMTCKFYSEVLGMEVVIFGNGRRALRFGNQKINLHQVGKEFEPKALHPIPGSADLCFVTETPLQEVIEHVTKYGIIIEEGPVLRTGATGTIHSIYLRDPDQNLIEISNYCD; encoded by the coding sequence ATGAAAATCAACAGACTGGATCACTTTGTACTCACGGTAGCGGATATTGAGATGACTTGTAAATTTTATTCAGAAGTGCTTGGCATGGAGGTTGTAATCTTCGGAAACGGAAGAAGGGCACTCCGGTTTGGAAATCAAAAGATCAATCTTCATCAAGTCGGCAAGGAATTTGAACCGAAGGCATTACACCCGATTCCCGGGTCTGCAGACTTATGTTTTGTAACCGAGACTCCGTTGCAAGAAGTGATTGAACATGTGACAAAATACGGCATTATTATTGAAGAAGGGCCTGTTCTGCGGACAGGGGCTACAGGAACCATTCATTCCATTTATTTGCGAGATCCGGATCAAAACCTGATCGAGATATCGAATTATTGTGATTGA
- a CDS encoding 3-oxoacid CoA-transferase subunit B, whose translation MSRTSEQKLRIAKRVIREFRFGDCINLGVGIPTLIPDLLEAEHPFIFQTENGLLGMGPTPPKNEEDWDLLNASKKPVTLQKGSAFFDSVDSFAMIRGGHIDIAVLGALQVSQEGLVANWMIPDQPILGVGGAMDLLAGTKKVIVAMTHVNKEGKAKIVKHLDYPLSGIRPVQLIVTDLAVFEFTDGHLILKELIKGMTVEELRKITDAKFEITGELHEYQHEMGLNIT comes from the coding sequence ATGAGTCGAACAAGTGAACAAAAACTGCGGATCGCCAAAAGAGTAATTCGGGAGTTTCGTTTCGGTGATTGCATTAATCTGGGAGTCGGGATTCCTACTTTGATACCTGACTTATTGGAAGCGGAGCATCCATTTATCTTTCAAACAGAGAACGGGTTACTGGGCATGGGACCCACCCCGCCAAAAAATGAAGAAGATTGGGATTTACTGAATGCCAGCAAAAAACCGGTAACTTTGCAAAAAGGATCAGCCTTTTTTGATAGTGTTGACTCATTTGCGATGATTCGCGGCGGACACATTGATATAGCTGTATTGGGAGCTCTCCAGGTCAGTCAAGAAGGTCTGGTTGCAAACTGGATGATCCCGGATCAGCCGATACTAGGGGTCGGAGGAGCGATGGATTTGCTGGCCGGCACTAAAAAAGTGATTGTCGCCATGACCCATGTAAATAAAGAGGGGAAAGCAAAAATCGTTAAGCATCTGGATTATCCCCTCAGCGGGATCCGACCGGTCCAATTAATTGTTACAGACCTTGCAGTTTTTGAATTCACGGATGGTCATTTGATTCTTAAGGAACTGATCAAAGGAATGACGGTGGAAGAGCTGCGAAAGATAACCGATGCAAAGTTTGAAATCACGGGAGAACTGCATGAGTATCAGCATGAAATGGGATTGAATATCACATGA
- a CDS encoding CoA transferase subunit A, which produces MAAAIRKLQSKIRTAHEAISCIKSGQSVMVGGFGLSGHPLTLIDALLETDTKELTVISNNLGEDGKGLGKWIREKRIKKAIGSYFTTNKEAVEQWKNGDLEIELVPQGTFIERIRAAGSGIGGFYTSTGVGTELAKGKEEKTIDGVRYILEVGLRADVALIKAHKSDQLGNLLYYRTARNFNPAMATAADLVIAEVDEVVDDGWLDPEQIITPHVYVDILVIKQK; this is translated from the coding sequence GTGGCGGCTGCGATACGGAAACTTCAATCAAAAATTCGAACTGCCCATGAAGCAATCAGTTGTATAAAATCCGGACAAAGCGTAATGGTCGGTGGATTTGGACTATCCGGTCACCCTTTAACCTTGATTGACGCACTTTTGGAAACCGATACGAAAGAATTAACGGTGATTAGCAACAATTTAGGGGAAGATGGAAAAGGTCTGGGAAAATGGATCCGGGAGAAAAGGATCAAGAAAGCAATCGGTTCCTATTTTACAACCAATAAAGAGGCGGTTGAACAATGGAAAAATGGAGACCTGGAAATAGAATTGGTTCCACAAGGAACATTTATTGAACGTATTCGTGCCGCAGGCTCGGGAATCGGCGGATTTTACACCAGCACGGGAGTCGGTACCGAACTTGCCAAAGGAAAAGAAGAAAAAACCATTGATGGTGTTCGCTATATACTGGAAGTCGGACTTCGTGCAGATGTAGCTCTTATCAAAGCTCATAAATCGGATCAACTGGGAAATTTGCTTTATTACAGGACGGCCAGAAATTTCAATCCTGCAATGGCGACAGCAGCAGATTTGGTGATCGCAGAAGTGGACGAAGTTGTGGATGACGGGTGGCTCGATCCTGAACAAATCATTACCCCCCACGTATATGTGGACATTCTGGTAATTAAACAAAAATAA
- a CDS encoding UGSC family (seleno)protein has protein sequence MIEIYIPTGVVETELKQLSPRLDTLDGKVMGLLDNGKWNANKLLSEVQTILKEQFDIKEVIKWKKPNFSAPANRDMREEIARKCDFVVSAIGDUGSCTSCSVHDGIGLESMGIPVASICTTVFSKEARNSINILRMPDFRVVEITHPLSTLTEVEIKSRAKEAVIQIIEIITGRKAELAMEDHNYTVQNVSRPTTMDHPSNNIAMESIENGSCDDG, from the coding sequence ATGATAGAAATTTACATCCCGACAGGTGTGGTGGAGACCGAATTGAAACAGCTTTCGCCACGTTTGGATACGTTGGATGGAAAAGTCATGGGGCTGCTGGACAATGGAAAGTGGAACGCAAACAAATTATTGTCGGAAGTGCAGACCATTCTGAAAGAACAATTTGATATCAAAGAAGTGATCAAATGGAAGAAACCAAATTTTTCTGCACCTGCGAACCGCGACATGCGGGAAGAGATTGCCCGAAAGTGTGACTTTGTCGTGTCTGCGATCGGCGACTGAGGGTCATGTACTTCGTGTAGTGTACACGATGGGATTGGATTGGAAAGTATGGGAATACCGGTAGCTTCTATTTGTACCACCGTTTTTTCCAAGGAAGCCAGGAATTCTATAAACATTTTAAGAATGCCCGATTTCCGTGTTGTTGAAATCACCCATCCTTTGTCCACCTTGACCGAGGTGGAAATCAAGTCGCGTGCCAAAGAGGCAGTCATACAAATTATCGAAATAATTACCGGAAGAAAAGCGGAACTCGCTATGGAAGACCACAATTATACAGTTCAAAATGTCAGTCGCCCAACGACAATGGATCACCCGTCAAATAACATTGCAATGGAATCCATTGAAAACGGGAGTTGCGACGACGGCTGA
- a CDS encoding LysR family transcriptional regulator produces the protein MELRHLRYFESIVRNKKIVKAADELHISQPSLSTQLKALEKELGCILIERSSSEIKLTEPGVVLYKHACRILQQCKEAYQEIQDLKDIKSGEIHLGALPTVVVSWLPEVLSDFKKKFPKVVIHIREMDTQSIKDALLNYDIQMGLTSLSVSEDYLTQMPVIDEELLLITSKKNPLSQYDMVNMADLAHEPFILHESGYLLRQTILNACRAAGFEPIVAYESGRVETIRSFVSAGLGIALIPETSVRYGFKRDLKVIKVKNPTPRRVLCISTHPNRYVSPAMKEFQNCVYNFFKSR, from the coding sequence GTGGAACTTCGACATTTGAGATATTTTGAATCGATTGTTCGTAATAAGAAAATAGTAAAAGCGGCCGATGAGCTGCACATTTCTCAACCCTCTCTGAGTACGCAGTTAAAAGCCTTGGAAAAAGAACTTGGATGTATATTGATTGAGCGGTCATCGAGTGAAATCAAATTAACGGAACCTGGTGTCGTTTTGTACAAACATGCATGCCGAATCCTTCAGCAGTGTAAAGAGGCTTATCAGGAGATTCAAGACTTAAAAGATATAAAGTCCGGAGAGATCCATTTAGGAGCGCTTCCCACCGTGGTAGTATCCTGGCTTCCGGAAGTCCTTTCAGATTTTAAAAAAAAATTCCCGAAAGTGGTGATCCACATTCGAGAGATGGATACTCAGTCCATAAAAGATGCTTTATTGAACTACGACATTCAAATGGGACTCACTTCCCTTTCAGTTTCAGAAGACTATTTGACACAAATGCCTGTTATAGATGAGGAATTGCTATTAATTACTTCAAAAAAAAATCCGTTGTCGCAATACGACATGGTGAATATGGCAGACTTGGCACATGAGCCTTTTATCTTGCATGAGTCTGGTTATCTACTTCGCCAAACGATCCTGAATGCGTGCCGAGCGGCAGGTTTTGAACCTATCGTGGCTTACGAAAGCGGCAGAGTTGAGACGATTCGCAGTTTTGTTTCAGCAGGATTAGGCATTGCATTAATTCCCGAAACTTCGGTAAGATACGGTTTTAAACGTGATCTAAAAGTAATTAAAGTCAAAAATCCCACTCCCCGAAGGGTTTTATGCATTTCGACACACCCAAATCGTTATGTCTCTCCTGCGATGAAGGAATTTCAAAATTGTGTATATAATTTTTTTAAATCCAGATAA
- the tenA gene encoding thiaminase II: MTVATETGTFSGYLREKADAIWQASFQHPFVTGVADGTLPLDRFKFYVMQDAFYLSRFAQVQALGAAKAPDLYTSGRMAFHAQTTYNAELALHEGFAADLGITDEDKAQFQPAPTAYAYTTHMLSVAYTGTLGEIIAAILPCYWLYLEIGERFKGAKPAEPIYQKWIDAYGGDWFAELVREQIARLDSLAAYATEEERRKMEQHFLISSQYEYSFWEMAYRKETWPV, encoded by the coding sequence ATGACAGTTGCAACAGAAACCGGAACCTTCTCCGGGTATTTGCGGGAAAAAGCGGACGCAATCTGGCAAGCAAGTTTCCAGCATCCGTTTGTCACCGGGGTGGCAGACGGGACGCTTCCTCTGGACCGGTTCAAATTTTATGTGATGCAGGATGCGTTCTATCTTTCCAGGTTTGCTCAAGTACAGGCGCTGGGGGCTGCCAAAGCGCCGGATCTGTACACATCCGGCCGGATGGCATTTCACGCCCAAACTACCTACAACGCCGAATTGGCGCTGCATGAAGGATTCGCGGCAGATCTGGGAATTACCGATGAGGACAAAGCGCAGTTTCAACCGGCTCCAACCGCCTATGCCTATACCACTCATATGCTGTCAGTCGCTTACACCGGGACACTCGGTGAGATCATAGCGGCGATTCTTCCGTGCTACTGGCTGTACCTGGAGATTGGAGAACGGTTTAAAGGAGCGAAGCCTGCAGAGCCGATTTATCAAAAGTGGATTGACGCGTACGGAGGAGACTGGTTCGCCGAGTTGGTGCGGGAGCAGATTGCCCGTCTTGACTCACTGGCCGCCTATGCAACGGAAGAAGAACGCCGGAAGATGGAGCAGCATTTTCTCATCTCCAGCCAATATGAATATTCCTTCTGGGAAATGGCTTACCGAAAAGAAACATGGCCGGTTTAA
- a CDS encoding energy-coupling factor transporter transmembrane component T family protein: MQALQRVNPSVKLLVSVVCMMLTLLTREPIVMALLLTIPLLATWLFGGVPLLRIAKRLAPFLIFFLMYVWMQGAFARIPNAHVLYEFLWYRVSVEGLMVGLTVALRMLVFVSYGILCATTTDVTLFVLSLMQQLRVPPKLAYGLMAGFRFVPMFKSEMEQIRLAHRIRGMDRQPGLRGRWEMMKRFTIPLLAQAIRKAERVAIAMESKGFDGSRDRTFYRQVKTGPVDAIFAGVVLGLNGILLFS; encoded by the coding sequence ATGCAGGCCTTGCAGCGGGTGAACCCGTCCGTTAAACTGCTGGTCTCGGTTGTTTGCATGATGCTTACATTGCTCACCCGGGAACCGATTGTCATGGCCCTGCTGCTGACAATTCCCCTTCTGGCCACCTGGCTGTTTGGCGGTGTTCCCTTGTTGAGGATTGCAAAACGGTTGGCGCCCTTCCTGATCTTTTTCCTGATGTATGTGTGGATGCAGGGAGCATTCGCCCGAATTCCCAATGCCCACGTACTGTACGAGTTTCTTTGGTACAGAGTGAGCGTCGAAGGGCTTATGGTGGGATTGACGGTTGCCCTTCGCATGTTGGTGTTCGTATCCTATGGAATTCTGTGTGCCACGACGACCGATGTGACACTGTTTGTCCTGAGCCTGATGCAGCAGTTGCGGGTGCCGCCCAAACTGGCTTACGGATTGATGGCCGGGTTCCGCTTTGTCCCGATGTTCAAAAGTGAAATGGAGCAAATCAGGCTGGCCCACAGAATTCGGGGGATGGACCGGCAGCCGGGGCTTCGCGGCAGATGGGAAATGATGAAGCGGTTTACGATCCCGCTATTGGCGCAGGCAATCCGAAAAGCGGAACGGGTGGCCATTGCGATGGAGTCGAAGGGATTTGACGGTTCCCGGGATCGAACCTTTTACCGGCAAGTGAAGACAGGACCGGTGGATGCAATTTTCGCTGGCGTTGTGCTGGGGTTAAACGGGATCCTATTATTTTCTTAG